In Flagellatimonas centrodinii, a single window of DNA contains:
- a CDS encoding penicillin-binding protein 1A: MSGGFRLTRGWGLLVSLLAGLTLIVLATAGVVVQQVRAGLPPVDSLRELQLSEPLRVYARDGQLIGEFGSERRALLRFDQLPRQLIGAFVAAEDQRFFAHGGIDLMGLARAAVNLIMTGEKAQGGSTITMQLARNVFLSSEKTYTRKFREILLAQAIEAELDKSEILELYLNKIYLGERAYGVGAAARVYFNADVEALSLSQAATLAGLPKAPSRDNPIANPERARDRRDYVLGRMHDAGFIDAATLAAARAEPMVVSPYRPTLDVDAHYAVEMVRALVVERFGEAAYTDGLRVITTLDGREQAAAVMAVRDGLMAYEERHGWRGPEQRLDTGDPAQWDAALTAGPRWAELVPAVVTAIGPEEATLHTLEGEQRLPAAGWAWAKLDAKRALQRGDLIRIRRSGDRWRLAQVPEAQAAFVALDPANGEVRALVGGYDFFAAKFNRVVQARRQAGSSFKPFLYAAALQAGFTPASVVLDAPVVFDDPALESTWRPQNYSGKFYGPTRLREALVHSRNLVSIRLLQAVGFDQARQTAAAFGLPIERLPRDLTMALGSAVFTPMEMAQAFGSLANGGYEVVPRLILRVETLSGEVLWSPPRVEVCTACDDPEARAALPPDLRAAAQRVPAPVAWLVADMLRDVTRRGTGAKVRELGRDDLGGKTGTTNDETDAWFAGFNTARVGVAWVGFDQPRPLGRGEVGGRAALPIWMDYMRVALKDVPERIPPPPADVVSVRIDPETGLLARPGDPDARFEYVQRDHLPDASPTQAPASAPGGPGDGVGDLF; the protein is encoded by the coding sequence GTGAGCGGTGGCTTTCGGCTGACCCGCGGCTGGGGGCTGTTGGTGTCGCTGTTGGCGGGGCTGACGCTGATCGTGCTGGCCACCGCCGGCGTCGTCGTACAGCAGGTCCGGGCGGGCTTGCCGCCTGTCGACAGCCTTCGCGAGCTGCAGCTTTCGGAGCCGCTGCGGGTCTATGCCCGCGATGGTCAGCTGATCGGTGAATTCGGCTCGGAGCGCCGAGCCCTGCTGCGCTTCGATCAATTGCCGCGGCAGCTGATCGGAGCCTTCGTGGCCGCCGAGGACCAGCGCTTTTTTGCGCATGGCGGAATCGATCTGATGGGCCTGGCGCGAGCCGCCGTCAACCTGATCATGACGGGCGAAAAGGCGCAGGGTGGCAGCACCATCACCATGCAACTTGCGCGAAACGTGTTTCTCAGCAGCGAGAAAACCTATACCCGCAAGTTCCGCGAAATTCTCCTCGCCCAGGCGATCGAGGCCGAGCTCGACAAGTCCGAGATCCTCGAGCTCTATCTGAACAAAATCTACCTTGGCGAGCGCGCCTATGGCGTCGGTGCGGCCGCAAGGGTCTACTTCAATGCCGACGTGGAGGCCCTGAGCCTGTCTCAGGCGGCAACGCTGGCCGGTCTGCCCAAGGCGCCCTCCCGCGACAACCCCATCGCCAATCCGGAACGGGCCCGCGACCGCCGCGATTACGTTCTCGGACGGATGCATGACGCCGGCTTCATCGACGCGGCCACGCTGGCCGCGGCGCGCGCCGAACCGATGGTGGTCAGCCCGTATCGGCCGACGCTCGATGTCGACGCCCACTACGCCGTCGAGATGGTGCGGGCGCTGGTGGTGGAACGCTTCGGCGAGGCGGCCTATACCGATGGGCTGCGCGTCATCACCACGCTGGACGGTCGCGAACAGGCGGCGGCCGTGATGGCAGTGCGTGACGGCTTGATGGCATACGAGGAACGCCATGGTTGGCGGGGGCCCGAGCAGCGGCTCGATACCGGTGACCCGGCGCAATGGGACGCTGCGCTGACGGCAGGGCCACGCTGGGCAGAATTGGTCCCGGCGGTGGTGACTGCCATTGGTCCCGAGGAAGCGACCCTGCATACCCTGGAGGGCGAGCAACGCCTTCCGGCCGCTGGCTGGGCCTGGGCGAAGCTGGACGCCAAGCGCGCACTGCAGCGCGGCGATCTGATTCGCATCCGCCGCAGCGGCGACCGTTGGCGGCTGGCGCAGGTGCCGGAGGCACAGGCGGCCTTCGTGGCGCTGGATCCCGCCAACGGCGAGGTCCGCGCCCTGGTGGGCGGTTACGATTTCTTTGCCGCCAAGTTCAACCGGGTGGTTCAGGCGCGCCGGCAGGCCGGGTCCAGCTTCAAGCCGTTTCTCTACGCCGCTGCCCTGCAAGCCGGCTTTACCCCCGCCTCGGTGGTGCTGGATGCGCCGGTGGTGTTCGATGATCCGGCGCTGGAATCGACCTGGCGCCCGCAGAACTACAGTGGCAAGTTCTACGGCCCCACCCGACTACGCGAGGCCCTGGTGCACTCGCGCAACCTGGTGTCGATCCGCCTGTTGCAGGCGGTCGGCTTCGACCAGGCCCGGCAGACCGCAGCGGCCTTCGGCTTGCCGATCGAAAGGCTGCCACGTGACCTGACGATGGCACTCGGCAGCGCGGTATTTACCCCGATGGAGATGGCTCAGGCCTTCGGATCGCTCGCCAATGGTGGCTATGAAGTGGTCCCGCGGCTGATTCTTCGGGTCGAGACCCTGTCCGGCGAAGTGCTGTGGTCGCCCCCGCGGGTTGAGGTCTGCACCGCCTGTGACGACCCCGAGGCCCGCGCTGCGCTGCCGCCGGACCTGCGCGCCGCGGCGCAGCGGGTACCGGCGCCGGTCGCCTGGCTGGTAGCCGACATGCTGCGCGACGTGACCCGCCGCGGCACCGGGGCCAAGGTTCGCGAGCTTGGCCGCGACGACCTGGGCGGCAAGACCGGCACCACCAACGACGAAACCGATGCCTGGTTCGCCGGCTTCAACACCGCCCGCGTCGGCGTGGCCTGGGTCGGCTTCGACCAACCGCGACCGCTGGGTCGGGGTGAAGTGGGTGGGCGGGCAGCACTGCCGATCTGGATGGACTACATGCGGGTCGCGCTGAAGGATGTTCCTGAACGGATCCCGCCACCGCCCGCGGATGTGGTGAGCGTTCGCATTGATCCCGAAACCGGCCTGCTGGCGCGTCCCGGTGATCCCGATGCACGCTTCGAGTACGTCCAGCGCGACCACCTGCCCGATGCCAGCCCGACGCAGGCCCCCGCCTCGGCGCCCGGCGGTCCGGGAGACGGTGTCGGCGACCTGTTCTGA
- the recF gene encoding DNA replication/repair protein RecF (All proteins in this family for which functions are known are DNA-binding proteins that assist the filamentation of RecA onto DNA for the initiation of recombination or recombinational repair.) → MRVTQLRLGQFRIFAQLTWQPAPGLNLIYGDNAAGKTTLLEAMAVLSRGRSFRTPQLAELSRHGTDSAWQVSAELQPTAAAPDAWRGRYEQRRLALSCNRQPVTLVDAARALPILTVVPGLHRVIDEGPGVRRGLIDWGLFHVEPSFLTEWRQYQRVLRQRNALLKQQAGLERLEPWTQMLATHGERLAAVRQLYVDRLAPAFAATAQRLLPGIHPRLRLLPGWPARQLSLAEALAQNGETDRQLGFTRVGPHRAELRILADDHAARATLSRGQQKLLVLSFVLAQAQGVAEATQVWCPLLIDDWAAELSPASADRVWAVLQDYPGQRWLTDFTPPAGRSLAADGAVFHVEQGGLREC, encoded by the coding sequence ATGAGAGTCACCCAACTCAGGTTGGGGCAGTTCCGAATCTTTGCGCAGTTGACGTGGCAACCCGCGCCGGGCCTCAACCTGATCTACGGCGATAACGCCGCCGGCAAGACCACCCTGCTCGAGGCGATGGCCGTGCTGTCGCGAGGGCGATCATTTCGGACACCGCAACTGGCGGAACTGTCCCGGCACGGAACGGACAGCGCCTGGCAGGTGAGCGCCGAACTACAACCGACCGCGGCGGCGCCAGACGCTTGGCGGGGCCGCTACGAGCAGCGCCGCCTCGCGCTGAGTTGCAATCGTCAGCCTGTCACCCTCGTGGATGCGGCGCGAGCACTTCCCATCCTTACGGTGGTGCCTGGCTTGCACCGGGTCATCGATGAGGGCCCCGGCGTGCGGCGTGGGCTCATCGATTGGGGATTGTTCCACGTGGAACCTTCCTTCCTGACCGAGTGGCGGCAATACCAGCGGGTGCTGCGTCAACGCAATGCGCTGCTTAAGCAGCAGGCCGGCCTTGAACGGTTGGAGCCGTGGACCCAAATGTTGGCGACGCACGGTGAGCGGCTCGCCGCGGTCCGCCAGCTGTATGTCGACCGGTTGGCGCCCGCCTTTGCCGCGACGGCCCAGCGGTTACTCCCCGGGATTCATCCCCGGTTGCGTTTGTTGCCCGGTTGGCCGGCCCGGCAGTTGTCGCTCGCAGAAGCGCTCGCGCAGAACGGTGAAACCGATCGTCAGCTCGGCTTCACGCGGGTGGGCCCGCATCGGGCTGAGCTCAGGATTCTGGCCGATGACCATGCCGCCCGGGCGACGCTCAGCCGCGGTCAACAGAAATTGTTGGTGCTGTCGTTCGTTTTGGCGCAGGCGCAAGGCGTTGCCGAGGCGACCCAGGTATGGTGCCCGCTGTTGATTGACGACTGGGCGGCAGAGCTGTCACCGGCGTCAGCTGACCGGGTTTGGGCGGTGCTGCAGGACTATCCCGGGCAACGGTGGTTGACAGATTTCACGCCGCCCGCGGGGCGTTCACTCGCGGCGGACGGGGCCGTGTTCCACGTGGAACAGGGGGGGCTCCGCGAATGCTAA
- a CDS encoding citrate synthase, whose translation MSTPNYSLVNDATGEKIELPAVSGTLGPVGLDVGKVYGKSGVFTYDPGFSSTCSTQSSITYIDGDEGVLLYRGHPVDQLAQHCSFVEVAYLILHGELPNAAQLEDFDQNIRRHTMINESLKGFFGGFRYDAHPMAMLTGVVGSLSAFYHDTTNNKDPRHREIFAHRMIAKIPTIAAAAYKRYVGQPFMYPQNHLDYCSNLLHMMFAVPAEPYHVDPVAAKALDVLFILHADHEQNASTSTVRMAGSTGCNPYAAIASGIAALWGPAHGGANEAVLKMLGEIGDVSQVQGFMDKVKDKNSGVRLMGFGHRVYKNFDPRATIIREHCHKVLKHLGKENDPQLELAMKLEEIALSDDYFRERKLYPNVDFYSGIIYKALGIPVNMFTPMFAIARTVGWVAHWIEMISDPTMRIARPRQVYTGAPLRDVSPIAQR comes from the coding sequence ATGAGTACGCCCAACTACAGCCTGGTCAACGACGCTACCGGGGAAAAGATCGAGCTCCCGGCCGTCTCGGGCACCCTCGGCCCGGTCGGCCTCGATGTCGGCAAGGTGTATGGCAAGTCGGGTGTGTTCACCTACGATCCCGGGTTCAGCTCGACCTGTTCGACGCAATCCTCGATCACCTACATCGACGGGGATGAAGGCGTGCTGCTGTACCGCGGTCACCCGGTCGACCAGCTCGCGCAGCACTGCTCGTTTGTCGAAGTGGCCTACCTGATTCTCCACGGCGAGCTCCCCAATGCTGCCCAGCTGGAGGATTTCGACCAGAACATCCGTCGCCACACCATGATCAACGAATCCCTCAAGGGGTTCTTCGGTGGGTTCCGCTACGACGCGCACCCGATGGCGATGTTGACCGGGGTGGTGGGTTCGCTCTCAGCCTTCTACCACGACACCACCAACAACAAGGACCCGCGGCACCGCGAGATCTTCGCGCACCGCATGATCGCCAAGATTCCGACCATCGCCGCTGCGGCCTACAAGCGGTACGTCGGGCAGCCGTTCATGTACCCGCAGAATCACCTGGACTACTGTTCCAACCTGCTGCATATGATGTTTGCGGTGCCGGCCGAGCCGTATCACGTTGATCCGGTGGCAGCCAAGGCGCTCGACGTGCTGTTCATCCTGCACGCCGACCATGAACAGAATGCCTCCACTTCCACCGTCCGCATGGCCGGGTCCACCGGCTGCAACCCCTACGCCGCCATCGCTTCCGGCATCGCCGCGCTGTGGGGCCCGGCGCACGGCGGCGCCAACGAAGCGGTGCTGAAGATGCTGGGTGAGATCGGCGATGTCAGCCAGGTCCAGGGCTTCATGGACAAGGTGAAGGACAAGAACAGCGGCGTGAGACTGATGGGCTTCGGCCACCGCGTTTACAAGAATTTCGACCCGCGCGCGACCATCATCCGCGAGCATTGCCACAAGGTGCTCAAGCACCTCGGAAAGGAAAACGATCCGCAACTGGAACTGGCGATGAAGCTCGAGGAGATCGCCCTGTCGGACGACTACTTCCGCGAGCGCAAGCTCTACCCGAACGTCGATTTCTACTCGGGCATCATCTACAAGGCGCTGGGCATTCCGGTGAACATGTTCACGCCGATGTTCGCCATTGCCCGCACGGTTGGCTGGGTGGCCCACTGGATCGAGATGATCTCCGACCCGACGATGCGTATCGCCCGTCCGCGGCAGGTCTACACCGGCGCGCCGCTGCGGGACGTGTCACCGATCGCCCAGCGCTGA
- a CDS encoding type B 50S ribosomal protein L31, whose amino-acid sequence MKDGIHPQYDYVVFKDASADFTFRVRSTLKSKERITWEDGKEYPLVTLDTSSKSHPFYTGKRTVSDTGGRIDKFRKRYGG is encoded by the coding sequence ATGAAAGACGGTATTCACCCCCAGTATGATTACGTGGTGTTCAAGGACGCTTCCGCGGACTTCACCTTCCGCGTGCGCTCGACCCTGAAGAGCAAGGAACGCATCACCTGGGAAGACGGCAAGGAGTATCCGCTGGTGACGCTCGATACCTCGTCGAAGTCGCACCCGTTCTATACCGGCAAGCGCACGGTGTCGGATACCGGTGGTCGTATCGACAAGTTCCGCAAGCGTTACGGCGGCTGA
- the dnaA gene encoding chromosomal replication initiator protein DnaA — protein sequence MSNEELWRRCIAWLEAELPDRDLSTWIRPLQPVVTSDRLLLLAPNRIVLDRVRTEYLSSINRALRASSPDSPLTVELAVGAAGRPESAPTPTPVSDEANANSPMIAPAEDDTPAGYVARLDARYTFASFIEGKSNSQARAAAQHVVETPGTAYNPLLIYGESGLGKTHLMHAVGNTILTANPQARIAYLGAEQWLNQMVAAIRHGKQDAFKLYYRSVDALLIDDIHFFAHKERTQEEFFHTFNALIDGRRQIVLTCDRYPKDVDGIDDRLKSRFTWGLAVAVEPPDLETRVAILLSKSEQVRMRLPEDVAFFVAQRIRSNVRELEGALHRLSASARLRGEPLTVDFARATLRDMLAAYERLVTMDNIKRTVAGYYNIRVTDLSSPRRTRSLARPRQIAMALSKELTQHSLPEIGEAFGKDHTTVLHACRKVAELRNEDAKIREDYEILHRQLGFA from the coding sequence ATGTCCAACGAGGAACTCTGGCGCCGCTGTATCGCCTGGCTAGAAGCCGAACTCCCGGATCGCGACCTCAGCACCTGGATCCGGCCGCTGCAGCCGGTGGTCACCAGCGACCGTCTGCTGCTGCTGGCGCCCAACCGTATCGTTCTGGATCGGGTCCGGACCGAATACCTGTCGTCCATCAATCGCGCGCTGCGGGCCTCCAGCCCTGATAGCCCGTTGACGGTCGAGCTGGCCGTCGGCGCAGCCGGCCGACCCGAATCGGCGCCGACGCCGACACCCGTCAGCGATGAGGCCAACGCGAACAGCCCGATGATCGCGCCCGCTGAAGATGACACCCCGGCCGGCTATGTCGCCCGACTGGATGCGCGCTACACCTTCGCGTCCTTTATTGAAGGCAAGTCCAATTCGCAGGCTCGAGCGGCCGCCCAGCACGTCGTGGAAACCCCGGGGACCGCCTACAACCCACTTCTCATCTATGGTGAATCCGGTCTCGGCAAGACGCACCTGATGCACGCCGTCGGCAACACCATCCTGACGGCCAACCCACAAGCGAGGATCGCCTACCTGGGCGCCGAGCAATGGCTCAACCAGATGGTGGCCGCGATTCGCCACGGCAAGCAGGACGCTTTCAAGCTCTACTACCGTTCGGTGGACGCCCTGTTGATCGACGACATCCACTTCTTTGCCCACAAGGAGCGGACCCAGGAGGAGTTCTTTCACACCTTCAACGCGCTGATCGACGGTCGTCGTCAGATCGTGCTGACCTGTGATCGCTACCCCAAAGATGTCGACGGCATCGACGATCGGCTGAAATCCCGCTTCACCTGGGGCCTGGCCGTGGCAGTGGAACCACCGGACCTCGAGACCCGCGTCGCCATTCTGCTGTCAAAGTCGGAACAGGTCCGCATGCGCCTGCCGGAGGACGTCGCGTTTTTCGTCGCGCAACGGATCCGTTCCAACGTGCGCGAGCTGGAGGGCGCATTGCATCGGCTTTCGGCGAGTGCGCGGCTGCGCGGCGAACCGCTGACCGTCGACTTCGCCCGCGCCACCTTGCGCGACATGCTGGCCGCTTACGAACGCTTGGTGACGATGGACAACATCAAACGTACGGTCGCCGGCTACTACAACATTCGGGTCACCGATCTGTCGTCGCCGCGCCGGACGCGGTCGCTGGCCAGGCCGCGGCAGATCGCCATGGCATTGTCGAAAGAGCTGACACAGCATAGTCTCCCCGAGATCGGTGAAGCCTTCGGCAAGGATCACACGACGGTGTTGCATGCCTGCCGCAAAGTGGCTGAACTCCGAAACGAGGATGCGAAAATTCGCGAGGACTACGAAATTCTGCATCGGCAGTTGGGATTTGCATAA
- the gyrB gene encoding DNA topoisomerase (ATP-hydrolyzing) subunit B, whose translation MTTQPDPKALYDSSSIRVLKGLEAVRQRPGMYIGDTDDGTGLHHMVFEVVDNSIDEALAGYCTEVRVMLHADGSVEVHDNGRGIPVDIHAEEGRSAAEVIMTILHAGGKFGGSGYKVSGGLHGVGVSVVNALSDRLDLDIYRDGYHYHQVYRMGVPEAPLAQMETTDRKGTSIRFHPSATIFTNLEFHYDILAKRLRELSFLNSGVRIVLRDEQSGREDCFEYKGGIHAFVQYLNKNKSSVHDTILHLQAEQSDVIVEAALQWNDAYTENVFCFTNNIPQKDGGSHLTGFRNALTRVIGDYLETEGILKREKVSLLGDDTREGLTAVLSVKIRDPKFSSQTKEKLVSSEVTPVVSSVIGETLKDFLLENPREAKLIAAKVVEAARAREAARKAKELNRRKSVLDIAGLPGKLADCQEKDPAKSEIFLVEGDSAGGSAKQGRDRHFQAILPLKGKILNVEKARIEKMLSSAEVATLITALGCGIGKDEFKPEKLRYHRIIIMTDADVDGAHIRTLLLTFFYRHMYTLVERGHVYIAQPPLYKLKSGKHETYVKDDHELNEWLIQSAIDEARFVPAPGAEAVTDDQLRQWMRDYGLINLGLERWARRYDAHTLSVLAQSAPLPDQAGLEAWNIEFNHQLNKDAADAHYEATLRFDNDQPQLTLHRRRHGVSQEWQLGNDFFQGGDWRRITQLRTQLRDQVRAPATVGRGEREHNVPDFDTAYRWLLGEARRGLHVQRYKGLGEMNPSQLWETTLDPTVRRLVRVNIEDVVAADQIFTTLMGEHVEPRREFIEQNALLVGNLDL comes from the coding sequence ATGACGACGCAACCCGATCCGAAAGCCCTGTACGACTCCAGTTCCATCCGAGTCCTCAAGGGTCTCGAAGCCGTACGGCAGCGGCCCGGCATGTACATCGGTGATACCGACGATGGCACCGGTCTTCACCACATGGTCTTCGAAGTGGTCGACAACTCGATCGACGAAGCGCTGGCCGGCTATTGCACCGAAGTTCGGGTGATGCTGCATGCCGACGGCAGCGTCGAGGTACACGACAATGGTCGCGGCATTCCGGTCGACATTCATGCCGAGGAGGGGCGTTCTGCCGCTGAGGTCATCATGACCATCCTTCATGCCGGCGGAAAGTTCGGTGGCAGCGGCTACAAGGTCTCGGGAGGCTTGCACGGTGTGGGGGTGTCGGTGGTCAACGCCCTGTCGGATCGTCTCGATCTCGATATCTACCGCGACGGCTATCACTACCATCAGGTCTATCGCATGGGGGTGCCCGAAGCGCCCCTGGCGCAAATGGAAACCACTGATCGCAAGGGCACCAGCATCCGGTTCCATCCCAGCGCGACGATTTTTACCAATCTGGAATTTCACTACGACATCCTCGCAAAGCGGTTGCGCGAGCTGTCGTTCCTGAACTCTGGCGTCCGTATCGTGCTGCGTGATGAACAGAGCGGTCGTGAAGACTGCTTTGAGTACAAGGGCGGCATCCACGCCTTTGTCCAGTACCTGAACAAGAACAAGTCGTCGGTGCACGACACCATTTTGCACCTGCAGGCCGAGCAATCGGACGTCATCGTCGAAGCGGCGCTGCAGTGGAACGACGCCTATACCGAAAACGTCTTTTGCTTCACCAACAATATTCCGCAAAAGGATGGTGGCTCCCACCTTACGGGGTTCCGCAACGCCCTGACCCGTGTGATCGGTGACTACCTTGAAACCGAGGGCATCCTGAAGCGCGAAAAGGTATCGCTGCTCGGCGATGACACCCGTGAAGGCCTGACGGCGGTCCTCAGCGTCAAGATCCGTGATCCGAAATTCTCCAGCCAGACCAAGGAAAAGCTGGTGTCCTCCGAAGTGACACCGGTGGTGTCGTCGGTAATCGGCGAAACCCTCAAGGACTTCCTGCTGGAGAACCCACGCGAAGCCAAACTGATCGCCGCCAAAGTGGTGGAAGCCGCGCGCGCGCGCGAAGCAGCCCGGAAAGCGAAAGAACTCAATCGTCGTAAAAGCGTGCTTGATATTGCCGGGCTCCCCGGCAAGTTGGCGGATTGTCAGGAGAAGGACCCGGCGAAATCCGAGATCTTCCTGGTCGAGGGTGACTCCGCCGGCGGCTCCGCCAAACAGGGCCGCGACCGCCATTTCCAGGCGATCCTGCCGCTCAAGGGCAAGATTCTCAACGTCGAAAAGGCCCGCATCGAGAAGATGCTGTCGTCGGCCGAAGTCGCGACCCTGATCACCGCCCTCGGCTGCGGCATCGGCAAGGACGAGTTCAAGCCGGAAAAACTGCGCTACCACCGCATCATCATCATGACCGATGCCGATGTTGACGGCGCCCACATCCGCACGCTGCTGCTCACCTTCTTCTATCGGCACATGTACACGCTGGTGGAACGCGGGCACGTCTACATCGCACAGCCACCGCTGTACAAGCTGAAATCGGGCAAGCACGAGACCTACGTCAAGGACGACCACGAGCTCAACGAATGGCTGATCCAGTCCGCCATCGACGAAGCGCGGTTCGTTCCGGCCCCCGGTGCCGAAGCGGTCACGGACGATCAGCTGCGTCAGTGGATGCGGGACTACGGCCTGATCAATCTGGGCCTGGAGCGTTGGGCGCGACGGTATGACGCCCATACCCTGAGCGTGCTGGCGCAGTCAGCGCCGTTGCCCGATCAGGCTGGCTTGGAAGCCTGGAATATTGAATTTAATCATCAGCTTAATAAGGATGCTGCGGATGCCCACTATGAGGCGACGCTGCGTTTCGACAACGATCAGCCGCAGCTGACCCTGCACCGCCGCCGTCACGGGGTATCGCAGGAATGGCAGTTGGGCAACGATTTCTTCCAGGGTGGCGATTGGCGGCGGATCACCCAGTTGCGCACCCAGCTGCGCGATCAGGTTCGTGCGCCGGCCACGGTCGGCCGCGGCGAGCGCGAGCACAACGTGCCGGATTTCGACACCGCCTACCGCTGGTTGCTGGGCGAAGCCCGGCGCGGCCTGCATGTCCAGCGCTACAAGGGACTGGGTGAGATGAACCCCTCACAGCTCTGGGAAACCACCCTGGATCCGACGGTCCGGCGCCTGGTGCGGGTCAATATCGAAGATGTCGTGGCCGCCGACCAGATCTTCACCACGCTGATGGGTGAGCACGTCGAACCGCGTCGCGAATTTATTGAGCAGAACGCGCTCCTGGTCGGCAACCTCGACCTCTAG
- the dnaN gene encoding DNA polymerase III subunit beta → MKLNVGRNELLGALSAVIGVVERRQTLPILSNFLLELQEDQLVVSGTDLEIELQARAQVENLTPGRATVPARKLYDICRGLPEGADLTLEVSGDKATLRSGRSRYSLACLKPDEFPAMGSLTDDIALTVPQHGLKILIERTQFAMAQQDVRYYLNGTLFEVSAERLRAVATDGHRLALSDLAADTGVAETQQIIVPRKAVLELQRLLDNTEEPVTLKIGGGQLQVDLDVIRLTTKLIDGRFPDYERVVPDNGDKRLEAPRETVRRALARTAILSNEKFRGVRLTLSTNKLVLQTHNPEHEEAEEELEVQYDGTPLEIGFNVNYLLDALGALVSDAFVMDLRNPDASGLIQAPEDGSSRYVVMPMRL, encoded by the coding sequence ATGAAACTAAATGTCGGGAGAAACGAACTGCTCGGGGCCCTGTCGGCCGTCATCGGCGTGGTCGAAAGACGACAAACCTTGCCGATCCTGTCCAACTTCCTGCTTGAATTGCAGGAGGATCAGCTCGTCGTGTCGGGCACCGATCTCGAAATCGAACTGCAGGCCCGGGCCCAGGTGGAGAATCTGACCCCCGGTCGAGCAACGGTGCCCGCTCGCAAGCTGTACGACATCTGCCGCGGCTTACCGGAAGGAGCCGATCTGACCCTGGAGGTCAGCGGTGACAAAGCCACGCTGCGGTCGGGCCGCAGTCGCTATTCGCTGGCATGCCTGAAGCCGGATGAATTTCCGGCCATGGGGTCATTGACCGACGACATCGCCCTGACCGTGCCGCAACACGGCCTCAAGATTCTGATCGAGCGCACCCAGTTCGCGATGGCGCAGCAGGACGTTCGGTATTACCTGAACGGAACCCTGTTCGAAGTCAGCGCTGAACGTCTGCGTGCGGTCGCCACCGATGGCCACCGCCTGGCGCTGAGTGATCTCGCGGCAGACACCGGCGTGGCCGAAACCCAGCAGATCATCGTGCCGCGCAAGGCGGTTCTTGAGTTGCAGCGGTTGCTCGACAATACCGAAGAGCCGGTGACACTGAAGATCGGCGGTGGTCAGCTACAGGTGGATCTCGACGTCATCCGGCTCACCACCAAACTGATCGATGGCCGCTTCCCGGATTACGAACGTGTGGTGCCGGACAACGGTGACAAGCGTCTGGAAGCGCCGCGCGAAACGGTACGGCGAGCGCTGGCCCGAACCGCCATTCTCTCCAACGAGAAATTCCGCGGCGTCCGGCTTACGCTGTCGACCAACAAACTGGTTCTGCAAACGCACAACCCGGAGCATGAAGAAGCCGAAGAAGAGCTGGAGGTGCAGTACGACGGCACGCCGCTCGAGATTGGCTTCAACGTCAATTACTTGTTGGATGCCCTGGGCGCCTTGGTCAGTGATGCCTTCGTGATGGATCTCCGAAATCCGGACGCCAGCGGCCTGATCCAGGCCCCGGAAGATGGCAGCAGCCGCTATGTCGTGATGCCCATGCGGCTGTGA